In Streptacidiphilus sp. P02-A3a, the DNA window GCTCGCCGGGGCGCGCGGCCTGACCGGCGACCGGGCGGAGGCGGTGGTCACGGCGGCGCAGATCGCGGGCGCGCTGCGGGCGAAGGCCGCCGGGCGGGAACTGCCGGGACGCCAGGACGTGGCGCTGCACGATCCGGCGGACGGGGACCTTCAGCGGGAGGTCGCCTGGCTGGTCCGGGTCTCCGACGCCTACCGCCGCTCGCCCATCGTCCCGGCCGCGCTCGCCCGCTCCGACGGGGCGGCCGCGCCCGAACCGGCGGTGGAGGCATGACCGGGAGCGTCCCCGCACACTTCGACGGCGACCTGCTGGCCGACCCGCACGGCGGCTACGCCCGGCTGCGGCAGGCCGGCCCGGTCCACCGGACCACCACCCCGGACGGCGCCCCGGTGTGGCTGGTGACCCGCTACCCGGACGTCCGCGCCGCACTGGCGGATCCGCGGCTGTCGCTGGACAAGCGCAGCGCCCGCAGCGGCGGCGAGCACGGCGCGTCCATGCCGCCGGAGCTGGACGCCCACCTGCTCAACCTGGACCCGCCGGACCACACCCGGTTGCGCCGTCTGGTCGCCAAGGCGTTCACCCCGCGCGGCATCGACCGGCTGCGGCCGCTGGTCCAGGCCCGGACCGACGCGCTGCTGGACCGCCTCACCGGCCCGGCGGACCTGATGTCCGCCCTGGCCACGCCGCTGACCATGGCGGTGATCTGCGACCTGCTCGGCATCGCCGAGGCGGAACGCCGGGACTTCCAGCGGTGGACCGACACCCTGCGCTCCCCGGCGGCGGACGCGGCCACGGCCTCACGCGCCGCGCTGGGGCAGATGCACCGGTTCCTGACCGGCCTGATCGCCGAGAAGCGGGCCCGCCCCGGCGACGACCTGCTGACCCGGATGATCGCCGCGCGCGACCAGCAGGACCGGCTGAGCGAGCCCGAACTCGTCGCGCTGACCTTCCTCATCCTCTTCGCCGGATACGACAACTCGGCGAACCTGATCGGCTCCGCGCTGCTGGCGCTGCTCACCCACCCCGAGGCGCTGCGGGAGCTCCGCGCCGGAGCACTGCGGATGGACCAGCTGCTGGACGAGACGCTGCGCTGGAACTCGCCGTCCATGCTGGCCTCGCGCCGGTTCACCCGGGAGGAGGTCGAGATCGGCGGGGTCCGGATCCCGGCCGGGGAGCGGATCTGGCTGTCCCTGGTCTCCGCCAACCGTGACGAGCGGCAGTTCGCCGACCCGGCGGCGTTCCGGCCCACCCGCGACGGCGCGCACCTGGGCCTGGGCCACGGCATCCACTACTGCCTGGGCGCCGCCCTGGCCCGGTTGGAGGCGGAGGTCGCGATCGGCGCCGTGGTCCGGCGGTTCCCCCGGCTGCGGCTCGCCCGGCCCGCGTCCGAGCTGGGCTGGGACGCGTCCTTCCGCAACCGGGCGCTGCGGGAGCTGCCGGTCACCTGGTGACCGACAGGCCCACGGCCGGTCCGGCCACCCGATCACCCGGTCACCCGGTCACCCGGTCGGGAACCGGCAAGCCCACGCCCCACCTCCCACGTCCCGTGCGTCATCGCCCGCGTCGGCGGAGATGCGGTCCGCGTCACTTCCCCCCTTGGAGATCGATTCCGTCGCGGCCGGGACCGCAGGGCCGATAGGGTCCCGCCCATGTCCTTCTCCGCTGTGATCTTCGACTTCTTCGGCACACTCACTCCGAGCACCGCTACCGGGATCTGGGACGAGCACGCGGCCCGCAGCGCCGCCCTGCTCGGGATTCCGACGCGGCAATGGCGCCGGGCGCTGGACGAGTCCTTCCCGGAGCGGGCCACCGGAGCCCTGGGCGACCTGCCTCAGACGATCCGCACACTGGCCCAGCGCTGCGGGTCCGACCCGGACGACGGCGCGCTGGCCGCGGCGACAGCAGCCAGGCTCGCCTCCCAGCGAGAGCTGTTCGTCTTCCGCGACGACGCACTCGACGCCTTGGACCAGCTCCGCAACCGCGGCCTTCGGATCGGGGTCCTGAGCGACTGCACGATCGAACTCGCCCAGACCTGGCCAACGCTGGCCATCGCCCCCCTGGTCGATACGGTCGTCCTGTCCTGCCGGGAAGGCCGCAGGAAGCCGGATCCGGAGCTGTTCCGCCAAGTCGCCAGGGAACTGGACACGCCGACCGGCGACTGCCTCTACGTCGGTGACGGCGGAGGCGACGAACTGAGCGGCGCAACCGCTCAAGGAATGACCGCGGTCATGCTGCGGGCGAGCGACTGGGCGGACAACGACGCGCACGCCCGCGAGGACAGCTGGCCGGGACCCTTCCTCCCGACCCTGTCCAGCATCGTCTCCGCCGTCGACGACCCGTCCCTGATCACCGCCTGAACGCCCGACGTTCACGGCGTCCCTCCTGCGGGCGGCGGAAAACCGTGCGCCCGGGCTCTGGTCGCGGTGCGGACCGCGCCAGTGGAATCAGCACAGGGCGATCAGTTCGCGCGGCGCCGAGTGGTCTGCGGGGATCCGGTCGGGACCGGTGACACGACGAACCACGGTGACCGCGTTGGGCTCCGGAAGGATGTCGAACGTCACGGTGTGGGCGTCGTCCAGGCCCGCGAGGCGCTCGCGGCTGGTGACGATGACCAGGCAGCCCGAGGTGCCGGGCAGCAGCGGGCGGACCTGAGCAGCGCTCGTGGCGTTGTCCAGGATGATCAGGGTTCTGGTTCCGGCCAGGCGGTGCCGGTAGAGCATCACCTGCCCGTCGACGGTCGCCGGGACGAGCTGCGGTGGAATGCCCAGTGAACGCAGTAGCCAGTTGAGGGCGTCCCGGGTCGACAGCGGATCGGGTCCGGAGGTGTGCGCCTGCAGGTCGATGTACAGCTGGCCGTCGGGGAACCGGTTCCGCAGACGGTGGCCCATGTGCACGGCCGGTGCCGTCCTGCCGACGCCGCCCATCCCGTTGATCGCCGAAATCGTCACCACACCCGTCGGAACCCCATCGTCCGGGCTGTCCCCGGCGACGCTGAGCAGCGTCGCCATTTCGTTGCCTCGGCCAACGAATGCGCGTACGTCGGTGGGTAATTGGCCGATTACCCGGCCGGCGCCGATATCCGCGCGGCCAGCTGGCGCCGTGGTCCCACCGGTCGCCGCGCGGACAGTCTCGCGCTTGAGGATCTGCTGATGCAGGGTCTGGGTCTCCGGCGAGGGCTCGACGCCGAACTCTTCCACCAGCTCGTTCCGCAGTCGTCGATAGGCTTCCAGAGACTCTACTTGACGTCCTGTCATATGAAGGACCGTCATGAGCTGTCGATGGAAGGCCTCGCGCGTCGGATACTCGCTGGTTAGAGCCAGTAGCTCGCCGATCACCTCGCCGGGCCGTCCGAGTTGCACGGTGGCCTCGAACCGTCCCTCCAGCGCTTGCAGCCTGGTCTCGCGAAGTTGTTCCAGTCGGCCGTCGGGTGTGCCCGAGCCCGGAAGGTCGCTCAATGGGTCGCCGCGCCACAGTGCGAGGGCAGCCGTCAGCGTCTCGTGCGCGGCAGTCCAACGTCCTTCTCCCGCAGCCGTTCGGCCCTCGTCGCACAGATCGAGGAATTCGGGCAGGTCGAGCTCACCGGATCCGACGCGGATCAGGTAGCCTCCGGCCGAGCTCTGTATTCGTGAGCCCTCGCCCAGCATGGACCGCAGCCGCATCACGTGGTTGTACAGCGCTGAGGACGCCGTTGCGGGTGGCTTGTCCCCCCAGAGAACCTCGATCAGGCGGTCGCTGGACACCCTTGTATTGGCGTTCAGCAGCAGGACCGCCAAGAGCGTCCGAGGCAGGGAACCCCGGATCTTTCTCTCATGCCCGCACAGGACAGTAGTAAGTGGACCGAGTACTGCAAATCGCACGGAATCCCCCACCATTCGGCCGTCACCGATCAGGCGATCTTACCTCGCTGTGAGGCCGATCTTGGATCGCCCGGATAACTTTAGGCCTTGGAGCCGCTTCGCCCAGGAACGGATCCCGGGAACCATCGTTTTCTGTATTCCCGTCCGGCGCATAGACAGTGAGACGAAAGGACGAAATGAACCTGTCCAGCAAGCTCCACAAGGCCATCTTCGCGACTGGGGCGCTCGTGTTCAGCGGTGTTCTGGCGGCCACGCCGGCCAGCGCAGCAAGTCCCACGGCGGCCAAGGCCGCCATCGTGCCGGCGACACCGGCTCCGGCGGGGGCACCGGCGTTGGGGCTCTTCTCCATCTCGGCCAGTGGCCAGTCCGTCAACGAGTGGACGGGCAACCAGAACTGGACCCAGATCGGCGGCGCCTCGGCGGGCATAGCCGTCGGACCGACAGGCGTGGTCTCGATCGCCCCCGGCTCCAACAACGTCTACCTGAACAACGGCAGCGGCTGGACCCAGATCGGCGGCGCCGCCAAACAGGTCGTCCAGGACAGTTCAGGAAACATCTTCTCCATCTCGGCCAGCGGCCAGTCCGTCAACGAGTGGACGGGCAACCAGAACTGGACCCAGATCGGCGGCGCCTCGGCGGGCATAGCCGTCGGACCGACAGGCGTGGTCTCGATCGCCCCCGGCTCCAACAACGTCTACCTGAACAACGGCACTGGCTGGACCCAGATCGGCGGCGCCGCCAAACAGGTCGTCCAGGACAGTTCAGGAAACATCTTCTCCATCTCGGCCAGCGGCCAGTCCGTCAACGAGTGGACGGGCAACCAGAGCTGGACCCAGATCGGCGGCCCGTCCGAGTCGCTGACCGCCGGTGGGCCCGGTCTGATCTCGATCGCCCCCAGCTCCCTGAACGTCTTCGCATACACAGGCAGTGGCTGGACCCAGATCGGCGGCGCCGCC includes these proteins:
- a CDS encoding cytochrome P450; protein product: MTGSVPAHFDGDLLADPHGGYARLRQAGPVHRTTTPDGAPVWLVTRYPDVRAALADPRLSLDKRSARSGGEHGASMPPELDAHLLNLDPPDHTRLRRLVAKAFTPRGIDRLRPLVQARTDALLDRLTGPADLMSALATPLTMAVICDLLGIAEAERRDFQRWTDTLRSPAADAATASRAALGQMHRFLTGLIAEKRARPGDDLLTRMIAARDQQDRLSEPELVALTFLILFAGYDNSANLIGSALLALLTHPEALRELRAGALRMDQLLDETLRWNSPSMLASRRFTREEVEIGGVRIPAGERIWLSLVSANRDERQFADPAAFRPTRDGAHLGLGHGIHYCLGAALARLEAEVAIGAVVRRFPRLRLARPASELGWDASFRNRALRELPVTW
- a CDS encoding HAD family hydrolase; the protein is MSFSAVIFDFFGTLTPSTATGIWDEHAARSAALLGIPTRQWRRALDESFPERATGALGDLPQTIRTLAQRCGSDPDDGALAAATAARLASQRELFVFRDDALDALDQLRNRGLRIGVLSDCTIELAQTWPTLAIAPLVDTVVLSCREGRRKPDPELFRQVARELDTPTGDCLYVGDGGGDELSGATAQGMTAVMLRASDWADNDAHAREDSWPGPFLPTLSSIVSAVDDPSLITA
- a CDS encoding AfsR/SARP family transcriptional regulator gives rise to the protein MVGDSVRFAVLGPLTTVLCGHERKIRGSLPRTLLAVLLLNANTRVSSDRLIEVLWGDKPPATASSALYNHVMRLRSMLGEGSRIQSSAGGYLIRVGSGELDLPEFLDLCDEGRTAAGEGRWTAAHETLTAALALWRGDPLSDLPGSGTPDGRLEQLRETRLQALEGRFEATVQLGRPGEVIGELLALTSEYPTREAFHRQLMTVLHMTGRQVESLEAYRRLRNELVEEFGVEPSPETQTLHQQILKRETVRAATGGTTAPAGRADIGAGRVIGQLPTDVRAFVGRGNEMATLLSVAGDSPDDGVPTGVVTISAINGMGGVGRTAPAVHMGHRLRNRFPDGQLYIDLQAHTSGPDPLSTRDALNWLLRSLGIPPQLVPATVDGQVMLYRHRLAGTRTLIILDNATSAAQVRPLLPGTSGCLVIVTSRERLAGLDDAHTVTFDILPEPNAVTVVRRVTGPDRIPADHSAPRELIALC
- a CDS encoding tectonin domain-containing protein, with amino-acid sequence MNLSSKLHKAIFATGALVFSGVLAATPASAASPTAAKAAIVPATPAPAGAPALGLFSISASGQSVNEWTGNQNWTQIGGASAGIAVGPTGVVSIAPGSNNVYLNNGSGWTQIGGAAKQVVQDSSGNIFSISASGQSVNEWTGNQNWTQIGGASAGIAVGPTGVVSIAPGSNNVYLNNGTGWTQIGGAAKQVVQDSSGNIFSISASGQSVNEWTGNQSWTQIGGPSESLTAGGPGLISIAPSSLNVFAYTGSGWTQIGGAAKEVAQDSSGDIFSISASGQSVNEWTGGQSWTQIGGPAEHLAAY